The following proteins are encoded in a genomic region of Ursus arctos isolate Adak ecotype North America unplaced genomic scaffold, UrsArc2.0 scaffold_32, whole genome shotgun sequence:
- the NOL9 gene encoding polynucleotide 5'-hydroxyl-kinase NOL9 isoform X2 has product MADSQLLLKRGPFRSTWLRARKTRTQLVLSRRPRRRLGTLRWCGRRRLRRRLLQAQAAGADWRESSCLVSRAATRRPKTATPSPAPAAATAPSGPASLPIPPVRPAGPGRALVLLPLEQGFTFSGICRVTCLYGQVQVFGFTISQGQTAQDVFSTYTHSRLTINAVHYSITEKSKKEMKREARALLRSHLNRDDRCWLMKNFSPLCSIVMLEQLKTSTVNFLVSHPGLSYVFVQESPTFQINSEHLALRSVGIRREKKKNGLRLTESALSAMEELVTVSCEVDGCPVILVCGSQDVGKSTFNRYLINQLLNSISCVDYLECDLGQTEFTPPGCISLLNITEPVLGPPFTHQRTPQKMVYYGKPSCKNNYENYIEVIKYVFSSYKRESPLIVNTMGWVSDKGLLLLIDLIRLLSPSHVVQFSSGRSKYMPNLTPDYVDDMDGLYTKSKSRVRNRGFQLAEFTESLEFADEEKESPVVFTGHKLMCVQSDFAFRKTPRNRESHNKVLRDLAVLGYLGQLQPPVPKPLCPLHGLTPYQVPFNAVALRIIHADVAPTHILYAVNASWVGLCKILDDVRGYANGPILLAQTPICDCLGFGICRGIDMEKRLYHILTPVPPEELRNVNCLLVGAISIPHCVFKSQRGLEGTIPYITTDYNFKLPGASEKIGARETEETREEKVHPKPKLYRKIN; this is encoded by the exons ATGGCGGATTCGCAGTTGCTGCTCAAGCGGGGTCCTTTCCGCTCCACGTGGCTGCGTGCCCGCAAGACTCGGACACAGCTCGTCCTCAGCCGTCGGCCCCGCCGCCGGCTCGGGACCCTGCGGTGGTGCGGCCGGAGGCGCctgcggcggcggctgctgcAGGCCCAGGCAGCCGGCGCGGACTGGCGGGAGAGCAGCTGCCTGGTGTCGCGCGCGGCGACCCGGAGGCCCAAGACCGCGACCCCCAGCCCGGCTCCGGCCGCAGCCACCGCCCCGAGTGGCCCCGCGAGCCTCCCCATCCCGCCGGTGCGGCCGGCCGGCCCGGGCCGCGCGTTGGTGCTGCTGCCGCTCGAGCAG GGTTTTACTTTTAGCGGGATCTGTCGTGTGACTTGCCTCTATGGCCAGGTGCAGGTGTTTGGTTTTACCATCAGCCAAGGCCAGACTGCCCAAGATGTCTTCTCTACCTACACCCACTCACGCTTGACTATCAATGCAGTTCATTATTCCATTACTGAGAAAAGCAAGAAGGAGATGAAAAGGGAAGCCCGAGCTTTGCTCAGATCTCATCTTAATCGGG ATGACAGATGTTGGTTGATGAAGAATTTTTCTCCTCTGTGTTCCATTGTGATGCTAGAACAACTGAAAACCTCCACTGTGAACTTCTTAGTCAGCCATCCAGGTTTATCTTACGTTTTTGTACAAGAG AGTCCAACCTTCCAGATTAACTCTGAACATTTAGCCCTGAGGTCTGTTGGCAttagaagagagaagaagaaaaacggCCTTCGTTTGACAGAGAGTGCCCTGTCGGCCATGGAGGAGTTGGTCACCGTGTCCTGTG AAGTAGACGGCTGCCCTGTCATTCTGGTTTGCGGCTCTCAGGACGTTGGAAAGTCAACATTTAATAGATACCTGATTAACCAGTTGTTAAATAG tATTTCCTGCGTTGACTATTTGGAATGTGATCTGGGACAGACAGAATTTACACCTCCAGGTTGCATTTCTTTACTTAATATTACAGAACCAGTTCTAG GACCACCTTTTACCCACCAGAGGACACCACAGAAAATGGTATATTATGGGAAACCTTCTTGTAAAAACAACTATGAAAATTATATTGAGGTAATAAAGTATGTGTTCAGCTCCTACAAGAGAGAGTCCCCTCTCATCGTCAACACCATGGGCTGGGTGTCAG ACAAAGGGCTTTTGCTGCTCATCGATCTCATCCGGCTGCTGTCTCCCAGCCACGTCGTTCAGTTCAGTTCCGGCCGGAGCAAATACATGCCGAACCTCACCCCTGACTATGTGGACGACATGGACGGCCTGTACACCAAGAGCAAGTCCAGAGTCAGAAACAGAGGTTTCCAGCTGGCAGAGTTTACAGAGAGTTTGGAATTTGCAGACGAAGAAAAGGAGAGTCCAGTTGTGTTCACTGGCCATAAACTGATGTGCGTCCAGTCGGACTTTGCGTTTAGGAAAACTCCAAGAAACAG AGAGTCGCATAACAAAGTTCTTCGGGATTTGGCAGTACTAGGTTACCTTGGCCAGCTGCAGCCTCCAGTGCCAAAACCACTTTGTCCTTTACATGGTCTGACACCCTATCAG GTTCCTTTCAATGCGGTTGCGCTCCGGATTATTCACGCTGATGTCGCCCCTACCCATATATTGTACGCGGTGAATGCCAGCTGGGTTGGTCTTTGCAAGATCCTGGATGATGTCAGAGGATACGCTAATGGGCCCATCCTACTCGCCCAGACTCCAATCTGCGATTGTTTGGGGTTTG GAATTTGTAGAGGGATCGACATGGAGAAGAGGCTTTACCACATCCTCACTCCTGTGCCCCCGGAGGAGCTAAGGAATGTGAATTGTCTGCTGGTCGGAGCCATTTCCATTCCACACTGTGTCTTCAAGAGCCAG CGCGGGCTCGAAGGGACAATACCTTACATCACCACagattataattttaaacttcCTGGAGCATCAGAGAAAATTGGAGCGAGGGAAACCGAGGAGACGCGTGAAGAGAAAGTACACCCGAAACCCAAACTCTATCGAAAAATAAACTGA
- the TAS1R1 gene encoding taste receptor type 1 member 1 — protein MSLLAAHLVSLQVSLSCCWALSCHNTELSPDFSLPGDYLLAGLFPVHSHCPGVRRRPTVTLCDRPNSFNGHGYHLFQAMRFGIEEINNSTTLLPNVTLGYQLYDVCSESANVYATLNVLSMLGTHHIDIQANPAHYSPAALAVIGPDTTNHAATTAALLGPFLVPLISYEASSAMLGVKRFYPSFLRTIPSDEHQVELMVLLLQSFGWVWISLVGSDGDYGQLGVQALEEQATQQGICIAFKDIIPLSARPGSERMWSMMHHLARARTTVVVVFSNRQLARVFFESVVLANLTAKVWIASEDWAISRHISSVPGVWGIGMVLGVAIQQRLVPGLKEFEEAYVQADKGAHGSCPSGSWCGSNQLCSACRAFTAQQMPTLGAFSMSSAYNAYRAVYAVAHGLHRLLGCASGACSRDRVYPWQLLEEIRKVNFLLHEDTVIFNDNGDPLGSYDIIAWDWSGPKWNFRVIGSATWPPVQLDINKTKIRWHGKDNQVPKSVCSSDCLEGHQRVIVGFYHCCFECVPCEAGTFLNKSDLHRCQPCGKEEWAPEGSETCFPRTVVFLTWHEPISWVLLAANTLLLLVVAGTAGLFAWHLDTPVVRSAGGRLCFFMLGSLAGGSCGLYGFFGEPTLPTCLLRQGLFVLGFAIFLSCLTIRSFQLVFIFKFSAKVPTFYHAWVQNHGPSLFVVISSMAQLLICLTWLAVWTPLPTREYQRFPQLVVLDCSEANSLGFMLAFAYNGLLSVSAFACSYLGKDLPENYNEAKCVTFSLLLNFVSWIGFFTTASVYQGKYLPAVNVLAALSSLSGGFSGYFLPKCYVILCRPDLNSTEHFQASIQDYTRRCGST, from the exons ATGTCACTCCTGGCAGCTCACCTGGTCAGCCTGCaggtctccctctcctgctgctgggcCCTCAGCTGCCACAACACAGAGCTGTCTCCTGACTTCAGCCTCCCTGGGGATTACCTCCTTGCAGGTCTGTTCCCTGTGCACTCTCACTGTCCGGGGGTGAGACGCAGGCCCACGGTGACTCTCTGTGACAG ACCCAACAGCTTCAATGGGCATGGCTACCACCTCTTCCAAGCCATGCGGTTTGGCATTGAGGAGATCAACAACTCCACGACCCTGCTGCCTAATGTCACCCTGGGGTACCAGCTGTATGACGTGTGCTCAGAGTCGGCCAACGTGTATGCCACATTAAATGTGCTCTCCATGCTGGGGACGCATCACATAGACATCCAAGCAAACCCTGCCCACTATTCCCCGGCTGCCCTGGCGGTGATTGGGCCTGATACCACCAACCATGCTGCCACCACCGCAGCCCTGCTGGGCCCCTTTCTGGTGCCCCTG ATCAGCTACGAGGCCAGCAGCGCGATGCTCGGAGTGAAGCGGTTTTACCCCTCATTTCTGCGCACCATCCCCAGCGATGAGCACCAGGTTGAGCTCATGGTGCTGCTGCTGCAGAGCTTTGGGTGGGTCTGGATCTCGCTGGTGGGCAGTGACGGTGACTACGGGCAGCTGGGGGTGCAGGCGCTGGAGGAGCAGGCCACCCAGCAGGGCATCTGCATTGCCTTCAAGGACATCATACCCTTGTCTGCCCGCCCGGGGAGCGAGAGGATGTGGAGCATGATGCACCACCTGGCCCGAGCGAGGACCACCGTGGTGGTCGTCTTCTCCAACAGGCAGCTGGCCCGGGTGTTCTTCGAGTCCGTGGTGCTGGCCAACCTGACGGCCAAGGTGTGGATCGCCTCAGAGGACTGGGCCATCTCCAGACACATCAGCAGCGTGCCCGGGGTCTGGGGCATTGGCATGGTGCTGGGCGTGGCCATTCAGCAGAGGCTTGTCCCTGGCCTGAAGGAGTTCGAAGAGGCCTACGTGCAGGCAGATAAAGGGGCCCATGGGTCCTGCCCCAGCGGCTCCTGGTGCGGCAGCAACCAACTGTGCAGCGCATGTCGGGCGTTCACGGCACAGCAGATGCCCACGCTCGGAGCCTTCTCCATGAGCTCTGCCTACAACGCCTACCGGGCCGTCTACGCTGTGGCCCATGGCCTCCACCGGCTCCTGGGCTGTGCCTCCGGAGCCTGTTCCAGGGACCGAGTCTACCCCTGGCAG CTTCTGGAAGAGATCCGTAAAGTGAATTTTCTTCTACACGAGGATACTGTGATATTTAATGACAACGGGGACCCCCTCGGCAGCTATGACATAATTGCCTGGGACTGGAGTGGCCCCAAGTGGAACTTCAGGGTCATCGGCTCTGCCACGTGGCCTCCAGTTCAGCTGgacataaataaaaccaaaatccgGTGGCACGGAAAGGACAACCAG GTGCCTAAGTCTGTGTGCTCCAGCGACTGTCTTGAAGGGCACCAGAGAGTCATTGTGGGGTTCTACCACTGTTGCTTTGAGTGTGTGCCCTGTGAGGCCGGGACCTTCCTCAACAAGAGCG ACCTCCACAGATGCCAGCCTTGTGGCAAAGAAGAATGGGCACCTGAGGGAAGTGAAACCTGCTTCCCACGCACCGTGGTGTTTCTGACCTGGCATGAACCCATCTCTTGGGTGCTGCTGGCAGCTAATacgctgctgctgctggtggtggctGGGACTGCTGGCCTGTTTGCCTGGCACTTAGACACCCCTGTGGTGAGGTCCGCTGGGGGCAGGCTGTGCTTCTTcatgctgggctccctggcaGGGGGCAGCTGTGGGCTCTATGGCTTTTTTggggagcccaccctgcccacatgCTTGCTGCGCCAAGGCCTCTTTGTCCTCGGTTTTGCCATCTTCTTGTCCTGCCTGACAATCCGCTCCTTCCAACTGGTCTTCATCTTCAAGTTTTCTGCCAAGGTACCCACATTCTACCATGCCTGGGTGCAAAACCATGGTCCCAGCCTATTTGTGGTGATCAGCTCAATGGCCCAGCTGCTCATCTGTCTAACTTGGCTTGCGGTGTGGACCCCACTGCCCACCAGGGAATACCAGCGCTTCCCTCAGCTGGTGGTGCTTGATTGCTCAGAGGCCAACTCACTGGGCTTCATGTTGGCATTCGCCTACAATGGCCTCCTGTCCGTCAGCGCCTTTGCCTGCAGCTACCTGGGCAAGGACCTGCCAGAGAACTACAACGAGGCCAAATGCGTCACCTTCAGTCTGCTCCTCAACTTCGTGTCCTGGATTGGCTTCTTCACCACGGCAAGCGTCTACCAGGGCAAGTACCTGCCTGCGGTCAACGTGCTAGCGGCGCTGAGCAGCCTGAGTGGCGGCTTCAGCGGTTATTTCCTCCCCAAGTGCTACGTGATCCTGTGCCGCCCAGATCTCAACAGCACCGAGCACTTCCAAGCCTCCATCCAGGACTACACAAGGCGCTGCGGCTCCACCTGA
- the NOL9 gene encoding polynucleotide 5'-hydroxyl-kinase NOL9 isoform X1 — MADSQLLLKRGPFRSTWLRARKTRTQLVLSRRPRRRLGTLRWCGRRRLRRRLLQAQAAGADWRESSCLVSRAATRRPKTATPSPAPAAATAPSGPASLPIPPVRPAGPGRALVLLPLEQGFTFSGICRVTCLYGQVQVFGFTISQGQTAQDVFSTYTHSRLTINAVHYSITEKSKKEMKREARALLRSHLNRDDRCWLMKNFSPLCSIVMLEQLKTSTVNFLVSHPGLSYVFVQESPTFQINSEHLALRSVGIRREKKKNGLRLTESALSAMEELVTVSCEEVDGCPVILVCGSQDVGKSTFNRYLINQLLNSISCVDYLECDLGQTEFTPPGCISLLNITEPVLGPPFTHQRTPQKMVYYGKPSCKNNYENYIEVIKYVFSSYKRESPLIVNTMGWVSDKGLLLLIDLIRLLSPSHVVQFSSGRSKYMPNLTPDYVDDMDGLYTKSKSRVRNRGFQLAEFTESLEFADEEKESPVVFTGHKLMCVQSDFAFRKTPRNRESHNKVLRDLAVLGYLGQLQPPVPKPLCPLHGLTPYQVPFNAVALRIIHADVAPTHILYAVNASWVGLCKILDDVRGYANGPILLAQTPICDCLGFGICRGIDMEKRLYHILTPVPPEELRNVNCLLVGAISIPHCVFKSQRGLEGTIPYITTDYNFKLPGASEKIGARETEETREEKVHPKPKLYRKIN; from the exons ATGGCGGATTCGCAGTTGCTGCTCAAGCGGGGTCCTTTCCGCTCCACGTGGCTGCGTGCCCGCAAGACTCGGACACAGCTCGTCCTCAGCCGTCGGCCCCGCCGCCGGCTCGGGACCCTGCGGTGGTGCGGCCGGAGGCGCctgcggcggcggctgctgcAGGCCCAGGCAGCCGGCGCGGACTGGCGGGAGAGCAGCTGCCTGGTGTCGCGCGCGGCGACCCGGAGGCCCAAGACCGCGACCCCCAGCCCGGCTCCGGCCGCAGCCACCGCCCCGAGTGGCCCCGCGAGCCTCCCCATCCCGCCGGTGCGGCCGGCCGGCCCGGGCCGCGCGTTGGTGCTGCTGCCGCTCGAGCAG GGTTTTACTTTTAGCGGGATCTGTCGTGTGACTTGCCTCTATGGCCAGGTGCAGGTGTTTGGTTTTACCATCAGCCAAGGCCAGACTGCCCAAGATGTCTTCTCTACCTACACCCACTCACGCTTGACTATCAATGCAGTTCATTATTCCATTACTGAGAAAAGCAAGAAGGAGATGAAAAGGGAAGCCCGAGCTTTGCTCAGATCTCATCTTAATCGGG ATGACAGATGTTGGTTGATGAAGAATTTTTCTCCTCTGTGTTCCATTGTGATGCTAGAACAACTGAAAACCTCCACTGTGAACTTCTTAGTCAGCCATCCAGGTTTATCTTACGTTTTTGTACAAGAG AGTCCAACCTTCCAGATTAACTCTGAACATTTAGCCCTGAGGTCTGTTGGCAttagaagagagaagaagaaaaacggCCTTCGTTTGACAGAGAGTGCCCTGTCGGCCATGGAGGAGTTGGTCACCGTGTCCTGTG AAGAAGTAGACGGCTGCCCTGTCATTCTGGTTTGCGGCTCTCAGGACGTTGGAAAGTCAACATTTAATAGATACCTGATTAACCAGTTGTTAAATAG tATTTCCTGCGTTGACTATTTGGAATGTGATCTGGGACAGACAGAATTTACACCTCCAGGTTGCATTTCTTTACTTAATATTACAGAACCAGTTCTAG GACCACCTTTTACCCACCAGAGGACACCACAGAAAATGGTATATTATGGGAAACCTTCTTGTAAAAACAACTATGAAAATTATATTGAGGTAATAAAGTATGTGTTCAGCTCCTACAAGAGAGAGTCCCCTCTCATCGTCAACACCATGGGCTGGGTGTCAG ACAAAGGGCTTTTGCTGCTCATCGATCTCATCCGGCTGCTGTCTCCCAGCCACGTCGTTCAGTTCAGTTCCGGCCGGAGCAAATACATGCCGAACCTCACCCCTGACTATGTGGACGACATGGACGGCCTGTACACCAAGAGCAAGTCCAGAGTCAGAAACAGAGGTTTCCAGCTGGCAGAGTTTACAGAGAGTTTGGAATTTGCAGACGAAGAAAAGGAGAGTCCAGTTGTGTTCACTGGCCATAAACTGATGTGCGTCCAGTCGGACTTTGCGTTTAGGAAAACTCCAAGAAACAG AGAGTCGCATAACAAAGTTCTTCGGGATTTGGCAGTACTAGGTTACCTTGGCCAGCTGCAGCCTCCAGTGCCAAAACCACTTTGTCCTTTACATGGTCTGACACCCTATCAG GTTCCTTTCAATGCGGTTGCGCTCCGGATTATTCACGCTGATGTCGCCCCTACCCATATATTGTACGCGGTGAATGCCAGCTGGGTTGGTCTTTGCAAGATCCTGGATGATGTCAGAGGATACGCTAATGGGCCCATCCTACTCGCCCAGACTCCAATCTGCGATTGTTTGGGGTTTG GAATTTGTAGAGGGATCGACATGGAGAAGAGGCTTTACCACATCCTCACTCCTGTGCCCCCGGAGGAGCTAAGGAATGTGAATTGTCTGCTGGTCGGAGCCATTTCCATTCCACACTGTGTCTTCAAGAGCCAG CGCGGGCTCGAAGGGACAATACCTTACATCACCACagattataattttaaacttcCTGGAGCATCAGAGAAAATTGGAGCGAGGGAAACCGAGGAGACGCGTGAAGAGAAAGTACACCCGAAACCCAAACTCTATCGAAAAATAAACTGA